The Danio rerio strain Tuebingen ecotype United States chromosome 20, GRCz12tu, whole genome shotgun sequence genome contains the following window.
TTACGGTAAGTGAACTCATTTCGTTAATCATGTGTTGTGTTATCCTTACAGTTCGCTAATGATAAATAATTGAGGTCTGCTGTATTTGTGAAGTGTGTTTGGATCTGCTGAGTTGCTGTTGAACGCGATGCCATCCAAAACTGAAGACTACGAGGTGCTGCTCACCATAGGATGTGGATCTTATGGAAAATGCCAGAAAATCAAAAGGAAATCCGATGGAAAGGTTGATAACATACCGACTTAACTGAGCTTTGCATAAATAGTATGCTTTTGTATACTTTCTGTAATCGACCTTTAATAAAAACAGCTAATGGTTAAGGTTAAGGTGgtcttatattcgcacattctgactttcttctttaattaatttcagaaaagtgtttttttgttgttggaaatACTAAATAGGGAAGTCATATTAAGAGCCAATGGCTATCAAAGCACAACATTGTTTTCAGTCAGTAAAtagtgctgttgttgttttgaaagTATACTTAAATGCAATTTAGGTCAGAATATTCAACATGGAATGAATATCAAAATCGGAAGCGTTAAAATGAACGAATATGcgtattttaaaacaaatgttccTAAATGTTAGGAATCAAAGGCTGAAGCGGTCCCCAAAAAGTTGCATATTGTATCAAGCTGTTTATGCTCAAATTCACGTTAATTTATACCGTTTGTATGTTGGCGTGtcataataatcaatatattgacttatgaacatatggacatgacctcaataatttttttgtgattCAATATATATCGCTCATacataataaaaactattatagTAACGTTTTAGCTGATTTTGGAGCTCATATTGGATTTGTGAGcatcagtatggttaaaaacactagtatttagtAGAAATTCCTATTGTATGTTTTCACGTGGgtgtctgacagctgaaaatagatctggtagcagatatcacagcctctttTACTTTTTACCTCacaatttttgttaatatttattattattcatttagtaTAGGCATTTTCACactctgattccaatgcctaattattaaattgattaaattccaatgcctaattattaaattggttaaattactataattaaattaaatattcataagAAAATATGTGTtgtttggaagagtgtacttgcattgtgatgctattatattgtcaataccacaatatattttggtgcaacaTAGAATCAGATATTATGACAGGCCTATTTGTATGTTATGATCTAGTGCAACTAGAAAAGTAATATTGCCAGCTGGTCGTAGCAGATTCTTTGGTGTTTTTCCCAGTGGATTGATCTGAATCATGTCTTATCTAGATTCTGGTCTGGAAGGTTCTGGACTATGGCACTATGGCCGAGGGAGAGAAACAGATGCTGGTGTCAGAAGTCAACTTGCTCCGTGAGCTGAAGCACCCAAATATCGTCCGATACCATGACCGAATTATTGACAGAACGAACACGACATTATATATAGTGATGGAATACTGTGAGGGTGGAGATCTCGCCAGCCTCATCAACAGAAGCATCAAAGACAAGTAACGTTACAATATATGAAAGTTGATCCAAAAATGAACCCTTCCTCATTTTCTCACAGTGGTTTGAAACTTTtagaaatgtctttttttctgttgaacacaaagcaagatatcctgaaaaatatcaaataaaccattgacattcattttTAGGAACAAATTTATTGATATCGGTCGGTGGGTATTTTTTCTTCGGTATCTTCTTTTGGGTTTgacagaagaaaggaactcaaacacatttgaaacaagtaaatatagacagaattttcatttttgtgtgaacaatcTCTTTAAACTTCTGCTGTTTTGTTGTTCAAGCTTCTtctaaattacagattttttttttcccctttctttGCAGGCGATACCTGGAGGAAGAATTCATCCTGCGTGTGATGGCACAGTTGTCTCTGGCGTTAAAAGAATGCCATGGTAGGAGTAACGGCAGCAGTACAGTTCTGCACCGAGACCTGAAACCAGCAAACATCTTTCTGGATGCCAAACAGAATGTAAAGCTTGGCGATTTCGGTTTAGCTCGCATACTAAACCACGATACAAGCTTTGCTAAAACGTTTGTTGGAACGCCATATTACATGTCGCCAGTAAGTGTTCTTTATCTTGAAGCATTCACCTTTTGTCCATTTATTAATACAATCATTTAAATATGGTAGGGCAGGGGGATGTCAGTATATAAGTGACAGTCTTGTATCCTAATAATCTTTATTtcttttactatgtagattgtgtcaaagcagcttaacatagaagttgtatTAAATTGAAACTCTCAGTTCagttttgctcttcagtgtttggactaagctgtaaaaattaaaccacactgaactgaactaatccATCGATGCTCAGATCCACAAGTCCCAAATTAAGCGAGCCATGATAATCTTATATATCATAGCACTTTTTCTGTAAATTCAGTCAATTAATAGTTTATATTCTGTATATTGAGTTTATCGAAAGCACTATTTCtatttattgaggtaaagttggtttttggGCCATTCCAAAcctcaacatttatttttataaaaaaaaaaaaaaatgaaaaaagagctcatgaatattacaataaattgtaAGTAAAAGATATTTGAAAAAGTATTGGTTACCAAATTGTTTGTTATACTGCTTGCCTTCTTTTGTATGGATATAGAATGCAAAGTTAAAATATTGGATAAAGgactttttatattttgggtgaactatccctttattattatccatattcatttatttattccttcattttcctttagcatagtctcctatttatcaggggttgtcacagcggaattccagctgcaacccagtactgggaaatatccatacactctcattcacacacacacacacacacacacattatggccaattaagttcatccaattcagctatagcgcatgtctttggactgtgggtgaaaacggagctcccagaggaaacccacgtgaacatggggagaacatgcaaactccacacagaaatgccaactggtccagctaaGACtcgaagcaacagtgctaaccactgtggcACCTGTCCTTTATATTTATGCATACTAAAATCAAACAGATTAATGGTGTACAGTTATTTTGGACCAAGTTCTTTCAAGTACAATTCTGTGTGCCTGGAAAGAATATCATCCTCAGATACCTAGAACAATTTTTCGTTGTCAAATCTTCATGTCTTGGCATGCATAAGTATTTATCTGTGTACCAGTTTCATCATGTTTTATTAACACCTTTTCTCTTACGTTCacaggaacaaatgaatcgcatGTCCTATAATGAGAAATCGGATATATGGTCTTTAGGGTGTTTACTCTATGAACTATGTGCTTTATCGTAAGTATAAATGTATTCTTGTTCTCCTCAGTTTTTTTAATACTGTGTACATTGActgaatttaaagggatagtttaagccaaaaaataaaaattctagcAATATTTACTCAcaattcacttgttccaaaactgtttgagctgtttttttctgtagtacacaaaagatattttgaagaatgttggggaaaaactTCAACAGTATGTCAAAGGGTGCTTTCCCCCCCACGTTCTTAAGAAtatcttttgtcttcaacaggtgaaagaaatttaaaagtatataaaagtttagaactgATTGAGTGTGAGTTAAtgagaaattttatttattttttttaggccCCCATTTACAGCATACAACCAGACAGAGCTGGCTCGAAAAATCAGAGAAGGCAGATTTCGAAGAATCCCATACCGATACTCGGATGAGCTAAACACACTGCTTTCAAAAATGCTCAACTTAAAGGTAAATATTGGTGAGGGTAAAGTATGCAACAGTCTGAAAGTAACAACACCACTCATTGTCTTCATTGTGAATTCAATTGTATTGTATAACAGCTGAATTTGTGGAACAACTGTATCTGTAGTAAACAATATCCATGACCCTGTTTTTCACAGTGGAATATGGGATCTCCACCTTCATCTGCAagcatattaattttattttatctgtgcatTTATGTTTCTACTCTAACATTGAACTGTCTTAAAAGTTAAGATTAAAAACACTATATCTACCTTCTACCAAAAAGTGCATTTCAACACCATTTCAAACATGTGAttcaattatttacaatataaaagTATGCTGTTTGTtcacaaaacatacagtacattcaccggccactttattagatacaccttactagtaccgggttgggcccctttttgccttcaggactgccttaatccttcgtggcaaagattcaacaaggttctcgaaatattcctcagaaattttggtccatattgacttcatagcatcacacagtaagttgctgcagattttttggctgcacatccataatgcaaatctctcattccaccacatctcaaaggtgctttattggattgagatctggttactgtgtggaccatttgagtacagttcaCTCGCGGTTTaggacatggcatgttatcctgctggaagtagccatcagaaaatgggtacactgtggtcataaagacatggacatggtcagcaacaacactcggGTAGACTATGGCATTGACACgattgctcaattggtactaatgggcccaaagtgtgccaaaaaaatatcccctacaccattacaccactagcctgaactgttgatgcaaggcaggatggatccaggcTCCAGGGGTTatatgagttactgttgtctttctatcagctggaactagtctggccattctcctctgacattcAACAAGACGTTTGTGCCCACAGacctgctgctcactggatatttttttatttttcagtccattttctgtaaaccctacagaAGATAGTTGTTGCTGaaattcccagtagatcagcagtttctgaaatactcagaccacccTGTCTGGCTCCAACATCTATGCCACattcttaaatcacctttcttccccattctgatgctcagtttgaactgcagcacatcGTTTTTAActtgtctacatgcataaatgcagaGTTGCggctatgtgattggctggttagaaatttgcgttaaggagcagttggacaggtgtacctaataaagtggccagtgaatgtagaTTTGTTTTCAAAGTCAGTGCATGTCATAAGTGAATTAATTAGCTtatttaatgcagttttttttttagctttattaacACCTAAATTGAATGAGTTTGGCACCCTGTTACTAAACTTACCGACATGTCTTGTAACTAAAATACAACAACTCGCAGTATACAGTTAAACAGAGTAACTTAACAATGAGTAAAGTTTTCCTTTACAGTTGCCCATGTGgtaatttgtaatgttttaactAACTACTATTCTACCAGTCACAGTTTTGCATTAAGGGTATAAAATGGCATCTTGGCACGGTGACATTACATTATCATTTAGCATCAAATTAATCTGCTT
Protein-coding sequences here:
- the nek2 gene encoding serine/threonine-protein kinase Nek2, whose protein sequence is MPSKTEDYEVLLTIGCGSYGKCQKIKRKSDGKILVWKVLDYGTMAEGEKQMLVSEVNLLRELKHPNIVRYHDRIIDRTNTTLYIVMEYCEGGDLASLINRSIKDKRYLEEEFILRVMAQLSLALKECHGRSNGSSTVLHRDLKPANIFLDAKQNVKLGDFGLARILNHDTSFAKTFVGTPYYMSPEQMNRMSYNEKSDIWSLGCLLYELCALSPPFTAYNQTELARKIREGRFRRIPYRYSDELNTLLSKMLNLKDYLRPSVESILQNGLISGYVALEQKRLQEKQRRRSDEAEQPKHPESPLLAELRLKEQILREREQALKEREQRLEQREQELCVREQQTNEKLVRAESMLKAFNLIRQQRALSLLSASDTENEENISPGKKRVHFAGDGKENGRLIMKPQEHILEKRHQLMNKRIQTLGEEEKMIHSPKHREMQGIR